In Muribaculum gordoncarteri, the genomic window GCTCGACTACATAACGCGCAACACCCGACTTCAGGTCGTGGACGGAGCAAGCGACCTCGAGATGGAGGGCGAGATAACCGGCTACAGCCTCAGCCCGCAGGCCGTAACCGAAAACGCCATCGCATCAAAGACACGACTCACCATAACAGTGAGGGTGAAGTACACCGACACCAAGAATGAGAAAAACGATGTCGACCAAACCTTCTCGGCCTATCAGGACTTCGACAGCTCCGAAATGCTGACCGATGTGCAGGACCAGCTGTGTCAGGAGATTACCGATCAGCTCATAGACCTTATTTTCAACGCCACCCTCGGTAACTGGTAATCGACAAGCAATGGAAACTCTGCGTGAAACACTTGTACGCTTGCTTGAAAACGGCTCCGACAAAGTCGATTCGTCATGGGTCGATGAGATGTCACGCCAATACCCCTACTTCACCGTCCCCGCGCTGCTGCAAGTTGAGCGTGACAACGGCATGAGCGACGAACGCAGGCGCAAACTATTGCGGCGCATAGCCTTGAACACACCCTCAAAGGATGTGCTCTACTCTATAGTCGAACCGATGGCCGCCGACATAGCCGACATATATCCGCCCGACGACCGTCCGTCGGCACCCACGACCGATGAAGCAATCGACACCTTCATCGTAAACTACGGAAAGCCGACTCCCCGCGAGGACGAGCTGCTCGAACGCCTCATATTCAATCCCACCCCCGACTATGCCCTACTGCTCGCCGATGAAGAGGAGCACAGCCTGCCCCTTCCCGAAGAAGCCGCAGGCGACAGTCAGGAGAGCATGATAAACGCATTTATCATCAAGAGCAAGGAGAATCACGGACACTTCCCGGCGACAAGCGAAGAGAGCGCCGAGAAGCCCGAATACACCGTCATTGAAAAAACGCCCGAAGAGCCCATTCAGGCTCCTGAAGTGCAGGACGACTCCCTATTAAGCGAAAGTTTGGCCAAAATTTACATAAAACAACACCGTTATGCCAAAGCTTTTGAAATTATAAGCGGTTTAAGTTTGAAATATCCGGAAAAAAGTGTTTACTTTGCAGACCAATTACGTTTCTTACAGAAACTTATCATAAATCAGCAATATCAAAAACAAAAATAACAACAAAAAACAATGCACGTAGTCGTTATCACTCTCACTGTTATCGCCTCGATTCTCATGATCGGAGTGGTACTTATACAGAAATCAAAAGGCGGAGGCCTTTCTTCACAATTCGGTGGTGCCAACCAGGTAATGGGTGTACGCCGCACCAATGACTTCATCGAAAAAGCAACATGGTGGATTGCAGGTGCAATATGCCTTCTTGCCATACTCGGTGTATTCACAATGCCGCGCAACATCATCCAAAGCTCATCGCGCATCGTGCCTCAGGCTACCGAACAGACTCAGCCCGCCGACTTCAACTCCGATGTAGCTCCCGCAGCAACTCCCGTGCTTCCCACAGCACCTGCAACAGCTCCCGAAGGCGAATAATAACGCACAACAGCGTAAAATACACAACCACCCTGCGGTACACAATCTACCGCAGGGTGGTTTTTTAATATTCCACCATATAAACCACAAATACTTTCTTAATGACTAAACGGGATTACCCGATAGAGCTGTTTTTCGATTAATCAGTCATGAAATGAATGATTTTTATGACACTTTGCTTTGTTTCTAAAAAATAATCACTACTTTTGCTTTCCATTTCAACTTAAAACGATAATTTTGTTCCTGTATGGATAGAATTGACAACCTAGACCGAAAAATACTTGAAATAGTGATGCGCAATGCACGAATCCCGTCAAAGGACGTGGCAACAGAGTGTGGCGTGTCACGCGCTGCAATACATCAGCGCATTCAACGAATGATTGATTTGAAGGTAATAACCGGATCGGGCTACCATGTAAACCCCAAAGTGCTCGGCTACCGCACATGCACCTATATAGGCGTCAACCTTGAACGCGGAGCCATGTATCGTGATGTAGTCCCCGAACTTGAAAAAATCCCCGAGGTAGTAGAATGTCACTTCACTACCGGCCCCTACACCATGCTGATAAAGCTATATGCTCGCGACAACGAGCATCTTATGGAGCTGCTTAACGACAAAATACAGATGATTCACGGTGTAAAAGGCACCGAAACGCTCATTTCGCTTGATGACAGCATCAACCGCGAAATTCCGGTACACTACGAATAACAAGGATTTTTACATTCGCCTCTATATAGAAAGTCCCTGCCGCTCATAAACGGCAGGGACTTATTTTATATATGGTGTGCGATACTACTTACTTTTTGGGAGTTTCGTTTACACCTGCTACTTCTACAGTGAACACGAGAGTCTGGTTGGGGCCGATCTTTGCGTAGGGTTGTCCTTCAACACCGTAAGCAAGGTCACCGGGGATGTAGAGGATGTACTTGGCACCCTTCTTCATCAGCTTAAGACCTTCACCGAAACCGGGCACTACGCTGCGGGGGCTGAATGTGCGAGCCTCACCCTTTGAATCATCAAATACGGTTCCGTCGGTAAGCTCACCCTTATAGATGACAGCCACACGGTCGGTATCGGTTATTGAATCACCTGCACCTTCAGTGATCACCTTATATGAAAGACCCGATTCGGTAGTCTTGATTGAGGGATCCTTTGCCTTCAAGTCGGCAATGAACTTCTCACCTGCCTCACGATTGGCCTTTGCCTCGGGAGCATTTTCAAGCTCAGCCTTGCGACGCTCCTCGCTGCGCTGCTGTGCACGCTGCATCATCAACTGGAGAGCCATGTTGTTGGCCGACAACTCATCCGAGTTTACACTGTCGGCAAGGAATGCCTTCTTAAACGAAGCCATGAACACGTTGCGGTCGATATCGATGCCGCCCTGCTTGGCCATAGCGTCAAAGTTCTGTGCGAGGTTTACACCTGCGCGCAATCCCTGAAGATATGCGATATCCGATGTATCAGCCATGATGGCAACCTGCATACCGCGTATGTAGGCATCCTTCTTAAGCTGTTCGGGAGTCATTGACTGACCAAGACTTCCGGCGATTTCCGAGCCGATTACCTTTCCGGCGAGTTCGGCGATTGAATCATTGAACGCAGCGTCCTCATTTCCGGCCGCGTTGCTTTTATTGCATGCGGTAGCACTAAAAAGCATTGCGCACACTCCGCAAGCCATAAATAATTTCTTCATAATTCCTTTTTTTGATTTGATTATAAATTGGTTTAATTCACTTTTATAAGCTCTACATCGAATATCAAGGTAGAGTTGGGGCCGATTATGTTACCGGCGCCGTTAGGTCCGTAAGCAAGGTTTGACGGAATGAAAAGACGCCACTTTGCGCCCTCCTTCATCATTTGAAGAGCCTCGACCCATCCGGGTATCACCTGAGTTACGCCGAAAGTTGCAGGTGCTCCGCGGTCGACCGAGCTGTCAAATACAGTACCGTCGATGAGCTTGCCGGTGTAATGTACGGTAACGTTGTCGCCTGCTGAAGGCTGCTTGCCTGTTCCCTCTTCCAGCACCTCATACTGAAGTCCCGAAGGAGTAACGTTGACTTCCACACGCTTGCCGTTCTCTTCAAGGAAAGCCTTTCCGGCAGCGGCATTCACCTCACCCATCTTCTGAGCGGCTGCACGCTGCTCCTCTTCCATGGCCTGGAAGAAAATGCGTATCTCTTCCTTTGCCTCGTCATAGCTCATTTTAGGTTTGGCGCCTTCAAAAACTGCGGCAACTCCATCGGCAAAATCACGGACATTGATAGTCTTGATTCCCGAATTGCGGAAATTATTGCCCATACTCAACCCTAAAGCATAGCTTATACGGTCTAAATCTTGGTTATCCATGTTGTTTATAATTAAGTAAAAAATTTCGATAACTTTACCAAGCTACAAATTTAGATAGAATATTTGAATTGTCAAAAAATCAGCTATATGACACATGAATCATTTGACGACGGCGTCCCGCGACACAATCATATTTTACCTCTGTTTGCAGTCATTCAACCATATAACATAACATCCTCGGCCAATGTTCCGCAACCCCGCTCCAACACCGTGATAAACAATATTTTTTAACCCTTCGACATGCTTTATATTCAAATAGCTACATTTCTCAAGACGATTGTTTCGATTATTATTAATTTTATGTA contains:
- a CDS encoding FKBP-type peptidyl-prolyl cis-trans isomerase — translated: MDNQDLDRISYALGLSMGNNFRNSGIKTINVRDFADGVAAVFEGAKPKMSYDEAKEEIRIFFQAMEEEQRAAAQKMGEVNAAAGKAFLEENGKRVEVNVTPSGLQYEVLEEGTGKQPSAGDNVTVHYTGKLIDGTVFDSSVDRGAPATFGVTQVIPGWVEALQMMKEGAKWRLFIPSNLAYGPNGAGNIIGPNSTLIFDVELIKVN
- a CDS encoding FKBP-type peptidyl-prolyl cis-trans isomerase, with amino-acid sequence MKKLFMACGVCAMLFSATACNKSNAAGNEDAAFNDSIAELAGKVIGSEIAGSLGQSMTPEQLKKDAYIRGMQVAIMADTSDIAYLQGLRAGVNLAQNFDAMAKQGGIDIDRNVFMASFKKAFLADSVNSDELSANNMALQLMMQRAQQRSEERRKAELENAPEAKANREAGEKFIADLKAKDPSIKTTESGLSYKVITEGAGDSITDTDRVAVIYKGELTDGTVFDDSKGEARTFSPRSVVPGFGEGLKLMKKGAKYILYIPGDLAYGVEGQPYAKIGPNQTLVFTVEVAGVNETPKK
- a CDS encoding LptE family protein, whose product is MSRYKSRLAGIAVLCLTVMLAFQSCTISYKFNGAALDYNVYKTIRVSQFPIRAALVYPPLQQLFENELLDYITRNTRLQVVDGASDLEMEGEITGYSLSPQAVTENAIASKTRLTITVRVKYTDTKNEKNDVDQTFSAYQDFDSSEMLTDVQDQLCQEITDQLIDLIFNATLGNW
- a CDS encoding Lrp/AsnC ligand binding domain-containing protein — translated: MDRIDNLDRKILEIVMRNARIPSKDVATECGVSRAAIHQRIQRMIDLKVITGSGYHVNPKVLGYRTCTYIGVNLERGAMYRDVVPELEKIPEVVECHFTTGPYTMLIKLYARDNEHLMELLNDKIQMIHGVKGTETLISLDDSINREIPVHYE
- the secG gene encoding preprotein translocase subunit SecG: MHVVVITLTVIASILMIGVVLIQKSKGGGLSSQFGGANQVMGVRRTNDFIEKATWWIAGAICLLAILGVFTMPRNIIQSSSRIVPQATEQTQPADFNSDVAPAATPVLPTAPATAPEGE